A section of the Ovis canadensis isolate MfBH-ARS-UI-01 breed Bighorn chromosome 1, ARS-UI_OviCan_v2, whole genome shotgun sequence genome encodes:
- the LOC138430564 gene encoding olfactory receptor 5H8-like — translation METKNATELTEFILTGLTHQPEWQIPLFLLFLMIYLITIMGNLGLIALIYNDPHLHIPMYLFLGSLAFVDAWVSSTVTPKMLVNFLGKSRMISLSECMVQFFSFVISVTTECFLLSTMAYDRYVAICKPLLYSVIMTNRLCKQLLVLSFLGGLIHSIIHTGLLLRVTFCDSNIIHHFYCDIMPLIKISCTDPSINVLMVFIFSGSIQVFTILIVLISYTLILFTILKTKSIQGIRKAFSTCGAHLLSVSLYYGPLLFMYVHPGSEQADDQDMIDSLFYTVIIPFLNPIIYSLRNKKVIDSLTKVLKRYS, via the coding sequence atggaaacaaaaaatgcAACAGAGCTGACAGAGTTCATTCTCACAGGTCTCACACATCAACCAGAGTGGCAAATCCCCCTGTTCCTTCTGTTCTTGATGATATATCTCATCACTATCATGGGGAACCTTGGTCTGATTGCTCTCATCTACAATGACCCTCACCTTCACATCCCCATGTACTTATTCCTTGGGAGTTTAGCTTTTGTGGATGCCTGGGTATCATCTACAGTTACCCCCAAAATGCTGGTCAACTTCCTGGGCAAGAGTAGGATGATCTCTCTCTCTGAATGCATGGTACAATTCTTTTCCTTTGTCATCAGTGTAACCACGGAATGTTTTTTGCTATCAACAATGGCATATGATCGCTATGTAGCTATTTGCAAACCATTGCTTTATTCAGTGATTATGACCAATAGACTATGCAAGCAACTATTAGTCTTATCATTTTTAGGTGGCCTTATACATTCCATAATTCATACAGGTTTGTTACTCAGAGTCACGTTTTGTGACTCTAATATAATACATCACTTTTATTGTGACATTATGCCACTGATTAAAATTTCTTGTACTGATCCCTCTATTAATGTTCTGATGGTATTTATTTTCTCTGGTTCAATTCAGGTGTTTACCATTCTCATTGTTCTTATCTCTTATACACTTATTCTCTTTACAATATTAAAAACGAAATCTATACAAGGAATAAGGaaggccttctccacctgtggAGCCCAccttctgtctgtctctttaTACTATGGGCCTCTTCTCTTCATGTATGTGCACCCTGGATCTGAACAAGCAGATGATCAAGATATGATAGACTCTCTATTTTACACTGTCATAATTCCTTTCTTAAATCCAATTATCTACAGCCTGAGAAATAAAAAAGTCATAGATTCATTGACAAAAGTGTTAAAGAGATATTCTTAG